The Virgibacillus sp. MSP4-1 genome has a segment encoding these proteins:
- the addA gene encoding helicase-exonuclease AddAB subunit AddA encodes MKWTEDQERAIYTDGTDILVAAAAGSGKTAVLVERIIQKLLNQDHPVDIDELLVVTFTNAAAQEMKNRVGEALESALKEHPNSNHLKKQLSLLQRAQISTLHSFCLNIVRKYSYQLDIDPNFRLADDLEADLIRQEILDELFEEWYGKEGEEQEKFFALVDRFSSDRSDVEIESLVTKLYDFARQNPSPENWLMDKMDMYQVTEDTTLEHFDWMKLIKSEIEQQLNAMFKETDLALKLTRDNDGPYHYAEVIDADREKIQEAKARIHAPWEELQQFFQENGKFQALSRKKVDCDEEKKKKVQSYRKSYKKRFEDLQKKWFSRSRESYLKDLQELYPVMKQLAALVLDFHHRFQARKKEQALVDFADLEHFALQILMEQSGEGQIEPSEIARQYQRQFREILIDEYQDTNHVQEMILNMITAGEDAGKRFMVGDVKQSIYRFRHAEPSLFISKYKTFAEQDNENVRIDLSRNFRSRWEVLSATNFIFRQILDEEAGEINYDREAELIYSNKVYDELISNDTESELLLVDNADWDEAPPEPEGEEDFRDLKKAQIEARAYAEKIKEWIGAGESSPMQVVDKQTEKLRSIEYRDIVILMRSMSWAPTVVEELKQQGIPVYAELSSGYFEAIEVKIMLSLLKVIDNPQQDIPLASVLRSPIVGLDEEALAQIRLAAPKDNYYKALKAYVKTGNGETAEAAQQFLDQLKNWRQLSRQGALSELIWQIYRETGYYDFVGGIPGGKQRQANLRALYDRARSYENTSFRGLFRFLRFIERMEERGEDLGAARALGEQEDVVRIMTIHKSKGLEFPAVIVGAMDKMFNEQDLKAKYLLHKDYGMGMKYIDPDKRIMYTTLPYNALKIAMRREMIAEEMRVLYVALTRAKEKLVMVGNVKDLEKRKEKWQTIAEEQEWVLPPYFRLESTNYLDWVAPALIRHQSGSPLRNEDESPSAIPEEIWQDESSWRITIHHASEYANPETITKDREDHLKKSVMEWAPLDDQRGNLYDEVERRLTFSYPYAKAAYHRAKQSVTELKRQREMKDEYSGDTLVRSFQHQRPIMKRPRFMQEKKTLTAAEKGSAMHTVMQHLPFDKALSEEKIETYVQSFVSKELLTEEEAQAIDLKAIAYFYQTEIGQKLIESSNVVREIPFSLGLPAEEVYADWKNSEEQGEKVLLQGVIDCLVQDDDGWILLDYKTDQLPEELSEKDRENYRKRYRLQLQMYRQAVEQIWNQPVKGAYLYFFDQALLLEVD; translated from the coding sequence ATGAAGTGGACAGAGGATCAGGAACGGGCGATTTATACAGATGGAACGGATATTCTTGTTGCTGCGGCAGCAGGGTCCGGGAAAACGGCTGTATTAGTCGAGCGGATTATTCAAAAGCTGCTCAACCAGGATCATCCGGTCGATATTGATGAGCTATTGGTCGTCACTTTCACAAATGCAGCTGCCCAGGAAATGAAAAACCGGGTAGGGGAGGCGCTTGAATCCGCATTAAAGGAACATCCAAATTCCAACCATTTAAAAAAACAATTATCCTTACTGCAGCGGGCACAGATTTCAACCCTGCACTCGTTCTGCTTAAATATCGTCCGTAAATACAGCTATCAGCTGGATATCGATCCGAATTTCCGGCTGGCAGATGATCTGGAGGCTGACCTTATACGCCAGGAGATTTTAGACGAACTGTTTGAGGAATGGTATGGAAAAGAAGGAGAAGAGCAGGAAAAATTCTTTGCCCTTGTAGACCGGTTTTCCAGTGACCGCAGTGATGTGGAAATTGAGTCGCTCGTTACAAAGCTTTATGATTTTGCCAGACAAAATCCGTCACCTGAAAACTGGCTGATGGATAAAATGGACATGTATCAGGTAACAGAGGATACAACTCTGGAGCATTTTGACTGGATGAAACTGATTAAGTCTGAAATCGAACAGCAATTGAATGCCATGTTCAAGGAAACGGATTTAGCTTTAAAACTCACCAGGGATAACGATGGTCCTTATCACTATGCAGAGGTCATTGATGCTGACCGTGAAAAAATTCAGGAGGCAAAAGCTCGTATTCATGCTCCATGGGAAGAGCTGCAGCAGTTTTTCCAGGAGAACGGAAAATTTCAGGCTCTGTCACGTAAAAAAGTGGATTGTGATGAAGAGAAAAAGAAAAAGGTTCAATCCTATCGTAAGAGCTACAAAAAACGATTTGAGGATCTGCAGAAAAAATGGTTTTCCCGTAGTCGGGAGTCCTATTTGAAGGATCTGCAGGAGCTCTATCCGGTTATGAAGCAATTGGCGGCCTTAGTACTGGACTTTCATCACCGTTTTCAGGCTCGTAAAAAGGAGCAGGCCCTTGTTGACTTTGCTGATTTAGAACACTTTGCCCTGCAGATATTAATGGAGCAATCCGGTGAAGGTCAGATTGAACCCTCTGAAATTGCCAGACAGTATCAGCGACAGTTTCGGGAGATTCTAATCGATGAATATCAGGATACCAACCACGTCCAGGAAATGATTTTGAATATGATTACCGCTGGAGAGGATGCCGGCAAACGGTTTATGGTTGGAGATGTGAAGCAGAGTATTTACCGCTTCCGTCATGCGGAGCCAAGTCTGTTTATTTCCAAATATAAAACATTTGCTGAACAGGACAATGAGAATGTTCGTATTGATTTATCCCGTAACTTCAGAAGCCGCTGGGAGGTCCTATCGGCGACAAACTTTATTTTCCGACAGATTTTAGATGAGGAAGCAGGCGAGATTAATTACGACCGGGAAGCTGAATTAATTTACAGTAATAAAGTCTATGACGAGCTGATTTCCAACGACACAGAGAGTGAGCTATTGCTGGTGGATAATGCAGATTGGGATGAAGCCCCGCCGGAACCGGAGGGAGAAGAGGATTTTCGCGATTTAAAGAAAGCCCAGATTGAAGCACGAGCCTATGCAGAGAAAATTAAGGAATGGATTGGTGCCGGGGAAAGCTCACCCATGCAGGTGGTCGACAAACAGACGGAAAAGCTGCGCAGCATAGAATATCGGGATATCGTCATTTTAATGAGATCCATGTCCTGGGCACCAACCGTTGTTGAAGAATTAAAACAGCAGGGAATTCCGGTTTATGCCGAGCTTTCTTCCGGCTATTTTGAAGCAATTGAAGTCAAAATTATGCTTAGTCTGTTAAAAGTGATCGATAACCCGCAACAGGACATCCCGTTAGCTTCTGTTTTACGTTCACCGATTGTAGGACTGGATGAAGAAGCTCTTGCGCAGATTCGTTTGGCAGCCCCTAAGGATAACTATTACAAAGCGTTAAAAGCCTATGTGAAAACAGGAAATGGAGAAACAGCAGAAGCCGCCCAACAGTTTTTAGACCAGCTTAAAAATTGGCGTCAGCTTTCCAGACAAGGGGCGCTGTCAGAACTGATCTGGCAAATCTACCGGGAAACGGGATACTATGATTTTGTCGGGGGAATCCCGGGCGGAAAACAACGGCAGGCCAATCTCCGTGCCTTATATGACCGTGCGCGCAGCTATGAAAATACATCATTTCGGGGCTTGTTCCGCTTCCTCCGCTTTATTGAACGGATGGAAGAACGAGGAGAAGACCTCGGAGCTGCCCGGGCATTGGGAGAACAGGAAGATGTCGTCCGCATTATGACCATTCACAAAAGTAAAGGCCTGGAATTCCCGGCTGTTATTGTGGGTGCCATGGACAAAATGTTTAATGAACAGGACTTGAAAGCCAAGTATCTGCTTCACAAAGATTACGGAATGGGCATGAAATATATTGATCCCGATAAGCGGATTATGTATACAACATTGCCCTATAATGCCTTAAAAATAGCGATGCGCCGGGAAATGATTGCTGAGGAAATGCGGGTATTATATGTGGCCTTAACACGAGCGAAGGAAAAGCTTGTCATGGTGGGGAATGTAAAGGACTTGGAAAAACGAAAAGAAAAATGGCAAACCATTGCCGAAGAACAGGAATGGGTATTGCCCCCTTATTTCCGCCTGGAGTCTACCAATTACCTGGACTGGGTGGCTCCCGCTTTAATTCGTCATCAGTCGGGCAGTCCATTACGTAATGAGGATGAGTCACCTTCTGCTATCCCTGAAGAGATTTGGCAGGATGAATCAAGCTGGAGAATTACGATTCATCATGCCAGTGAATACGCCAATCCGGAAACCATTACAAAGGATCGTGAGGATCATTTGAAGAAGTCCGTTATGGAATGGGCGCCGTTGGATGATCAGCGAGGCAACTTATATGACGAAGTAGAACGCAGACTAACCTTTTCGTATCCTTATGCGAAAGCAGCCTATCATCGGGCAAAACAGTCGGTAACAGAGTTAAAGCGTCAGCGGGAAATGAAGGATGAATACAGCGGCGATACTCTGGTCCGGAGTTTTCAGCACCAGCGTCCAATCATGAAACGCCCGCGCTTTATGCAGGAAAAGAAAACTTTGACCGCAGCTGAAAAAGGAAGTGCCATGCATACGGTCATGCAGCACCTTCCATTTGATAAAGCATTATCTGAAGAGAAAATCGAAACGTATGTACAAAGCTTTGTTTCCAAAGAGCTTCTGACAGAAGAGGAAGCACAGGCCATTGATCTAAAGGCCATTGCTTATTTTTATCAAACCGAAATTGGCCAAAAATTGATTGAATCCAGTAATGTTGTACGGGAAATTCCCTTTAGTCTTGGCTTGCCGGCAGAAGAAGTGTATGCGGATTGGAAGAATAGTGAAGAGCAAGGGGAAAAGGTTCTACTGCAGGGGGTTATCGACTGCCTGGTTCAGGATGATGACGGCTGGATTCTGTTAGATTATAAAACCGACCAGCTACCAGAGGAGTTAAGCGAAAAGGATAGGGAAAACTATAGAAAGAGATATCGGCTTCAGTTACAGATGTATCGTCAGGCCGTGGAGCAAATCTGGAATCAGCCTGTGAAGGGAGCTTATCTTTACTTCTTTGATCAGGCTCTTCTGCTTGAGGTTGATTAA
- a CDS encoding ABC transporter ATP-binding protein — MSHISMKSVSKSFNRSFIFQNVDLTVDAGQMIAIIGKSGVGKSTLLNIMAGLEPLSTGMYYLDNFKMDERNLNQLSRIRGEKIGYVSQFSPMIPKLTVFENICIPHFFKKKDEIKSYTERIKFLSNKLEIYHLLDKRIEKLSGGELQRVGIARSLDNKPEIIIADEPTGSLDDETAISILNYFQEMKSLGLVIILATHNNMVAEQCDSIYQLKSEGLFITQ, encoded by the coding sequence GTGTCTCATATTTCCATGAAAAGTGTAAGTAAGTCCTTTAACCGTTCATTTATATTCCAAAATGTTGATTTGACTGTAGATGCAGGACAAATGATAGCCATTATAGGGAAAAGTGGTGTTGGAAAAAGTACACTACTAAACATAATGGCAGGTTTAGAACCATTATCTACAGGTATGTACTATCTTGATAATTTTAAAATGGATGAAAGGAATTTAAATCAACTTTCAAGAATAAGAGGTGAAAAAATTGGCTATGTATCACAATTTAGCCCAATGATTCCTAAACTCACAGTTTTTGAAAATATTTGTATACCGCATTTCTTTAAAAAAAAGGATGAAATAAAATCATATACCGAGAGAATAAAATTTTTAAGTAATAAGTTGGAAATTTATCATCTTCTGGATAAAAGGATAGAAAAGTTATCTGGAGGGGAACTGCAAAGAGTAGGTATTGCACGATCTTTGGACAATAAACCTGAAATTATCATTGCTGATGAACCTACGGGGTCTTTAGATGATGAAACAGCAATAAGTATATTAAATTACTTTCAGGAAATGAAATCATTAGGATTGGTGATTATATTAGCAACTCATAATAATATGGTAGCGGAACAATGTGATAGCATATATCAATTAAAAAGTGAGGGTTTATTTATCACGCAATAA
- a CDS encoding spore germination protein — translation MPSMVGPIKINSVGGGVVNFGDAFYLAPKSSSKTNAGSGALNTGDFIVTNNGLSSTNPFDPDVQDQGNVGNA, via the coding sequence ATGCCTTCTATGGTTGGACCCATTAAAATAAACAGTGTAGGTGGGGGCGTCGTCAATTTTGGGGATGCCTTCTATTTAGCACCAAAGTCTTCCTCAAAAACCAACGCAGGCTCCGGTGCCCTTAACACAGGCGACTTCATCGTCACCAACAACGGCCTAAGCTCAACCAACCCATTCGACCCAGACGTACAGGACCAGGGCAACGTTGGGAATGCGTAG